A window of the Desulforapulum autotrophicum HRM2 genome harbors these coding sequences:
- a CDS encoding CRISPR-associated endonuclease Cas6: MKRSILYFNNIRLNTSEIHKFRGYIGNMFREHDLIHNHDAGSGRPIYRYPLIQFKLIDNIPAIIALTDRAVQVFADIFMATDEIVIDGRTIPVAEKDLAVQSCEFGFSTDTYMYEFLSPWIGLNQMNHRTYASLKEKKEKNELLKRILTGNILSMAKYLDVRLEPDQRIRTALQLKQTKVTLKGTSMVGFKGIFKTNFMVPDYAGLGKSVSRGFGTIKKLL, from the coding sequence ATGAAACGTTCGATTCTCTATTTCAATAACATCAGGCTTAACACTTCCGAGATCCATAAGTTCAGGGGATATATCGGCAATATGTTCAGGGAGCATGATCTCATCCACAACCACGATGCAGGCTCTGGCAGGCCCATATACAGGTACCCCTTGATTCAGTTCAAGCTCATTGACAACATTCCTGCCATAATTGCTTTGACTGACAGGGCCGTTCAGGTTTTTGCAGATATTTTTATGGCAACGGATGAGATTGTCATCGACGGCAGGACGATCCCGGTGGCAGAAAAGGATCTTGCAGTTCAAAGCTGTGAATTCGGGTTTTCAACTGATACGTATATGTACGAGTTCCTCTCTCCCTGGATAGGACTTAACCAGATGAACCACAGAACCTATGCCTCCCTGAAGGAGAAGAAGGAGAAGAATGAACTTCTGAAGCGGATACTCACCGGAAACATCCTCTCCATGGCCAAATATCTTGATGTCCGCCTTGAACCTGATCAAAGGATCAGAACCGCCCTTCAGCTCAAACAGACCAAAGTAACCCTGAAGGGGACTTCCATGGTAGGTTTTAAGGGGATTTTTAAAACCAACTTTATGGTTCCCGATTATGCAGGGCTTGGTAAGTCCGTTTCAAGGGGATTTGGAACCATTAAAAAATTACTATAG
- a CDS encoding TM1802 family CRISPR-associated protein, protein MSLAHKLWKIGSVLCEEDIKEVIQTDGSLSNGVVPSYVNLDFTIKGNQIVSLEIRPEAISKTKMFFTKKIGGAGNGIYYLYPNLQLQLTEKNTIRDKLSLLVNTIKSSVLCFANEENRILSQAVFDFFNDNPDHKALKSLGEIKGGEYWFWISINRRTFFEMMPEIWNNWYNEPVTKLKEAGPGYDAFINEESLVGYRPEIRIFSYDQYHDSLNFRVRENLPLSLESARNIKFAWIYILDKLVFFYKGLEYVIIPNLLFNDRKIYGTVLKRLVRANQATGSKSGQLKDLRNEEKKLKADLEKLKKKRAKQKKNTELGVAFDRLDKEYKAVMGKIGAVDTGIITEFNEQANHLGDLKNFVTLDFVFTAINRTNLSFEVKGSIEDVIPSRLAHLVDTMKDKQYRIEDNTFSDMKDREKTHLKNYFNRDELYFVVNKSYLKNKNRILQERLHLARLLLTDEKIAMEDLLQRFEFHREYDYGHKKRINNGVKDWINYPETYTFHEKKMIDFLNVINKIKE, encoded by the coding sequence ATGAGTCTGGCCCATAAATTATGGAAAATCGGAAGTGTGCTTTGTGAGGAAGATATTAAAGAGGTCATTCAAACAGACGGCAGTCTCAGCAATGGGGTTGTGCCCTCCTATGTGAACCTTGATTTCACCATTAAAGGAAATCAAATCGTTTCCCTAGAGATAAGGCCGGAGGCCATCTCGAAAACAAAGATGTTCTTTACCAAAAAAATAGGAGGCGCGGGAAACGGAATCTACTATCTCTATCCAAACCTGCAGCTGCAACTAACGGAGAAGAATACGATCAGGGATAAACTCTCCCTGCTTGTAAACACCATAAAAAGCAGTGTTCTCTGTTTTGCCAATGAAGAGAACCGAATTCTGTCACAAGCGGTTTTCGATTTTTTTAATGATAATCCAGACCACAAAGCCCTTAAATCTCTGGGGGAGATCAAGGGGGGAGAGTACTGGTTCTGGATTTCCATTAATCGTAGAACTTTTTTTGAAATGATGCCGGAAATTTGGAACAACTGGTATAACGAACCAGTAACCAAGCTCAAGGAGGCGGGACCAGGCTATGATGCCTTTATAAACGAGGAATCCCTTGTAGGGTACAGACCTGAAATCAGGATTTTTTCCTATGATCAGTACCACGACTCCCTCAATTTTCGAGTTCGGGAAAATCTCCCCCTCTCCCTTGAGAGCGCAAGAAATATTAAGTTCGCCTGGATTTACATCCTCGACAAACTGGTCTTCTTTTATAAGGGTTTGGAGTACGTCATTATCCCGAATCTTCTTTTTAATGACAGGAAAATTTATGGAACTGTTCTGAAACGACTGGTCCGGGCCAACCAGGCAACTGGTAGCAAGTCCGGTCAGTTGAAGGATCTCAGAAATGAAGAAAAAAAACTGAAAGCAGACCTGGAGAAGCTTAAGAAAAAGAGAGCTAAGCAAAAGAAAAATACAGAACTGGGTGTTGCCTTTGACAGGCTGGATAAAGAGTATAAGGCGGTAATGGGGAAAATAGGGGCTGTTGATACAGGGATTATAACTGAGTTCAACGAACAGGCAAATCATCTCGGGGATTTGAAAAATTTCGTCACCCTTGATTTTGTTTTTACTGCGATAAACAGAACCAACCTCTCTTTTGAAGTTAAGGGCTCCATTGAGGATGTGATTCCAAGCAGGCTTGCCCATCTTGTTGATACCATGAAGGATAAACAATACAGGATTGAAGATAACACCTTTTCTGACATGAAAGATCGTGAAAAAACCCACCTTAAGAATTATTTCAACAGGGATGAACTCTATTTTGTGGTAAATAAATCCTATTTGAAAAATAAAAATAGGATATTACAGGAGCGCCTGCATCTTGCACGTCTCCTTTTGACCGATGAAAAAATAGCAATGGAAGATCTTTTGCAGCGATTTGAATTCCACAGGGAGTATGATTATGGCCATAAAAAAAGGATCAATAACGGGGTAAAGGATTGGATCAACTATCCTGAAACCTATACCTTCCATGAAAAAAAGATGATCGATTTCTTAAATGTAATCAATAAAATCAAGGAGTGA
- the cas7b gene encoding type I-B CRISPR-associated protein Cas7/Csh2, which yields MENLARHSEILFIWDATMCNPNGDMASDNAPRFDDVDEKAIVSDVRVKRTIRDDLQYRKKKLIYINNEEIVQRGQNAEDRFKQIKDQSDLKEDLPVFLTCIDNRLFGGVAPKSNIQLVGPVQFSWTKSLNKTETVLKPGTGGFATKGKDGEAKYTKTFRADNYIPYGLFAMYGTINRLQAVRANTSEEDVREMLDSLWFGTKLINTRSKQGQKSRLLIRIVYKENSSYFIGLINELVKVRNEESEMIRGLDEIDIDFTNLISAINKADRFIDTVHVVCDDSLQRYRTELEKINSVKIIDEVEFASLGNEN from the coding sequence ATGGAAAATTTAGCCAGACACAGTGAGATTCTTTTTATCTGGGATGCAACCATGTGCAATCCCAATGGTGATATGGCCAGTGACAATGCCCCTAGGTTCGATGATGTTGATGAAAAGGCTATTGTCAGCGATGTCCGGGTCAAGAGAACTATACGGGATGATCTTCAGTATAGAAAAAAAAAGTTGATTTATATAAACAACGAAGAGATCGTTCAAAGAGGCCAAAACGCTGAAGATAGGTTTAAGCAGATAAAGGACCAGAGTGATCTGAAAGAGGACTTACCCGTTTTTTTAACATGCATCGATAACCGGCTCTTTGGCGGGGTAGCTCCCAAAAGCAATATCCAGCTGGTCGGACCTGTGCAGTTTTCCTGGACAAAATCTTTAAATAAAACAGAAACGGTTCTCAAGCCAGGGACGGGAGGCTTTGCAACAAAAGGCAAAGATGGGGAGGCTAAATATACAAAAACTTTTCGTGCAGACAACTATATCCCATATGGACTTTTTGCGATGTATGGAACTATCAACAGGTTGCAGGCAGTGAGGGCAAACACCAGCGAAGAAGATGTAAGAGAGATGCTCGACTCCCTCTGGTTTGGAACAAAATTGATCAATACGAGGAGCAAGCAGGGCCAGAAATCAAGGCTTCTTATCAGGATTGTTTACAAGGAGAACAGCAGCTATTTCATTGGACTCATCAACGAGCTTGTAAAAGTAAGAAACGAAGAGAGCGAGATGATCCGGGGGCTTGATGAAATAGATATTGATTTTACAAACCTGATTTCTGCAATTAACAAGGCTGATCGTTTTATCGATACTGTCCATGTGGTCTGCGATGACTCTTTGCAAAGATATAGGACCGAGCTTGAGAAGATAAACAGCGTTAAAATAATTGATGAGGTGGAATTTGCATCCCTTGGTAACGAAAATTAA
- the cas5 gene encoding CRISPR-associated protein Cas5, whose amino-acid sequence MFCFKLWSQFGVFRDPLTITQNMTFPIPPKTTVGGMLAAILGIDYNDYLNDPEFFNFRYSLVLEKPVRKKSFVQNYVANYTKGSEKKFNAIKKYLESGKKQKDLLFEKEQLEEESDLTKKEEKLLGSIGGKIESESMTLEKASASCSKVFNESFTSPKPIFRELLVAPEYLVFIHDFKYEKEILHSLENHFSEFSLYMGNSEFSANYTYVDCEWSLEESERLDSFTLNPSKIVFEEGKKYTNVYMATKAVGQREYRDYKNFILCDKQITLSGKTQVHAIVTKVRSYYCEFV is encoded by the coding sequence ATGTTCTGTTTTAAATTATGGAGTCAATTTGGAGTGTTCAGGGATCCCTTGACAATTACCCAGAATATGACATTCCCTATCCCTCCTAAGACAACTGTGGGAGGGATGCTTGCCGCAATTCTGGGCATTGACTATAATGATTATTTGAACGACCCGGAATTTTTTAATTTCAGATACTCCCTTGTGCTTGAAAAGCCGGTGAGGAAAAAGAGCTTTGTCCAGAACTATGTGGCTAATTACACAAAAGGATCTGAAAAAAAGTTCAATGCCATAAAAAAATATCTTGAAAGCGGTAAAAAGCAAAAAGACCTTCTCTTTGAAAAAGAGCAACTGGAAGAGGAATCTGATCTTACCAAAAAAGAGGAAAAGCTCCTGGGAAGTATAGGTGGGAAGATTGAATCGGAATCAATGACCTTGGAAAAAGCCTCAGCAAGTTGCAGTAAGGTTTTTAATGAGAGCTTCACGTCCCCTAAACCGATATTCAGGGAGTTGTTAGTTGCGCCGGAGTATCTGGTTTTTATCCATGATTTTAAATATGAGAAAGAGATTCTGCACTCCCTTGAAAATCATTTTTCAGAATTCAGTCTTTACATGGGAAACAGTGAATTTTCTGCAAATTACACCTATGTCGATTGTGAATGGTCCCTGGAGGAGTCAGAGCGTCTGGATTCTTTTACTCTAAACCCTTCGAAAATCGTCTTTGAAGAGGGGAAAAAATATACAAATGTTTACATGGCAACAAAGGCCGTTGGCCAAAGAGAGTATCGGGATTATAAGAATTTCATCCTTTGTGACAAACAGATCACCTTGTCAGGCAAGACACAAGTCCATGCAATCGTGACCAAGGTGAGGAGCTATTATTGTGAGTTCGTTTAA